Proteins encoded in a region of the Ornithodoros turicata isolate Travis chromosome 3, ASM3712646v1, whole genome shotgun sequence genome:
- the LOC135387095 gene encoding uncharacterized protein LOC135387095 — MSDVESESFSSSLLDEFSEDSSDDVVSDDDPYSTDPLPLHPPINRDAVVREVAQNDDFRCLCGVCSPEQPDEYLCCTSVSQVAALCDSAGVRCITEHRLFHDFCLRREMLAVNARQYCRYDYRLRLLDPTDNRCLRFTAYSIFASWVWGYLGPRNRRQIPGCAVRAIRREHPSPSYQGFLS; from the exons ATGTCGGACGTCGAAAGCGAAAGTTTTTCCTCGTCGCTGCTGGATGAATTCAGTGAGGACAGCTCGGACGACGTGGTGTCAGACGATGATCCGTATTCAACGGACCCACTTCCGCTTCATCCTCCGATCAACAGGGATGCAGTTGTTCGCGAAGTCGCGCAAAACGATGACTTTCG GTGTCTGTGCGGCGTCTGCAGTCCGGAGCAACCAGACGAATACTTGTGCTGCACCTCAGTGAGCCAGGTTGCAGCTCTGTGTGACAGTGCTGGCGTGCGGTGCATCACCGAGCACCGTCTGTTCCACGACTTCTGTCTGCGGAGAGAAATGCTGGCGGTGAATGCACGCCAGTACTGCCGCTACGACTATCGGCTGCGGCTGTTGGATCCGACAGACAACAG GTGTCTGAGGTTCACAGCCTACTCTATATTTGCCAGTTGGGTCTGGGGCTACCTCGGACCTAGAAATAGGCGACAAATTCCAGGCTGCGCTGTGCGAGCGATTCGAAGAGAGCACCCGTCGCCTTCATACCAAGGGTTTCTTTCTTAA
- the LOC135388478 gene encoding uncharacterized protein LOC135388478: MSRETRCYVPGCTNTSGSNPEVTFHKPRDSDTKRKWEAVVASRHPDVRGEIHVSRVCSSHFVEDAYMETDVLQIRLGVPKRKRLKADAVPTIFPEPTRPRSAEVQSTSFTEASASDVERMESASDAGECFSLQQSMSSAGPENVLVLDGLPLEPFVPYQIVSQYGFHYTLVPHKPESVAERVQDKETQTAIPTSTLGTQTGFHMQSRESQTGMSLPPSSSLLLTSSELATWCPEDSNIESVEVSAGQASMQHIGAPAFEELMPTDMLYMPLSPVHCSTPAREELDTTLGSTCQPDPKDVTVHSSELTEGSETEDDEYEKEHEGHHSKSHVHRTLNPEERLFLVAESSLRELLSQCPCGSSDAETDISTRGTWLRAATACSCGKLRTWSSQPWVEGRPLGNILLCSAILFSGVNITKAFRMFAMMKVPTLTLSQYFRTQKQHLFPAVNDVFLSRQAELLDRLRPVPLTLAGDGRCDSPGHTALYGTYTLLETVANRIIHFELVKSTEVSSSNAMEVHGLKNCLAYLEAHDMVVDTIVTDRHTAIKSVLRELCPHIKHRFDVWHVAKGIKKKLVSLSRSTKHHVVKFWIESLIRHIYWCPKYSGESGDLCLAKWVSAVNHIVDVHEHDNPLYPVCYHGPVSEPREWLKEDSETYAKVKDILTAPALLRDVPMLSTKQQTYGLESYHSVLNHFVPKSYSFSDEGMVARTQLAILHYNENADRVQVEREGSKQFRLKPSKLKKTWVAVPLKENATYDYAATLIAEVLTRIQEHQMQSAAAETRPARSATYGEKPTLRQAVEQHQTRFQKGK; the protein is encoded by the exons ATGTCGCgtgaaacacggtgttacgTTCCTGGGTGTACGAACACTTCGGGCTCTAACCCAGAAgtgacattccacaagccgagGGACAGTGACACGAAGCGAAAATGGGAGGCAGTAGTCGCCAGCAGACATCCTGACGTACGAGGAGAAATACATGTGTCCCGCGTTTGTTCTTCACACTTTGTGGAGGATGCGTACATGGAAACGGATGTTCTACAAATCCGACTTGGAGTTCCGAAACGAAAGCGGCTGAAGGCTGACGCCGTGCCCACAATATTTCCGGAACCAACTCGGCCGCGGTCTGCTGAG GTCCAGTCCACCAGCTTCACTGAAGCCAGTGCAAGTG ACGTGGAAAGGATGGAATCAGCAAGCGATGCGGGTGAATGTTTCAGCCTACAACAATCCATGTCATCAGCGGGTCCGGAAAATG TGCTAGTGCTGGATGGACTGCCCCTTGAACCATTTGTGCCCTACCAGAtagtcagccaatatgggttccATTACACATTAGTACCGCACAAGCCAGAATCTGTAGCGGAAAGGGTTCAGGACAAGGAAACACAAACAGCTATTCCGACATCCACGCTTG GCACTCAAACTGGGTTCCACATGCAAAGTAGGGAAAGCCAGACAGGCATGAGCCTTCCCCCTTCCAGCTCCCTTCTGTTGACATCATCTGAGCTAGCAACTTGGTGTCCAGAAGACAGCAACATTGAAAGCGTGGAGGTCTCTGCAGGACAGGCTTCCATGCAGCATATAGGTGCACCAGCATTTGAGGAACTGATGCCAACAGATATGCTTTACATGCCTCTTTCGCCCGTCCACTGCTCCACCCCAGCTAGAGAAGAACTTGATACAACCTTGGGATCTACATG CCAGCCTGATCCGAAGGACGTGACGGTCCACTCATCTGAATTAACAGAGGGATCAGAGACTGAAGA tgACGAATATGAGAAGGAACATGAGGGACATCATTCTAAATCCCATGTGCATCGAAC GCTAAATCCAGAGGAACGTCTCTTCCTGGTGGCGGAGTCAAGTCTGCGAGAGCTCCTGTCACAGTGTCCTTGTGGCAGCAGCGATGCTGAAACAGACATCTCAACAAGGGGCACATGGCTGAGAGCAGCAACAGCTTGCAGCTGTGGGAAACTGCGTACATGGTCCAGCCAGCCTTGGGTGGAAGGCAGGCCACTCGGAAACATTCTGCTCTGTAGTGCGATTCTGTTTTCCGGCGTGAACATAACCAAGGCATTTCGTATGTTTGCCATGATGAAG GTGCCAACACTGACTTTGTCGCAGTACTTCAGAACACAGAAACAGCACCTCTTTCCTGCCGTGAATGAT GTCTTCCTGAGCAGACAAGCTGAGCTACTAGACCGGCTCCGCCCAGTGCCCCTGACCCTTGCGGGAGATGGCCGATGTGATTCGCCAGGCCACACAGCCCTCTATGGCACTTACACACTGCTTGAGACAGTTGCCAATAGGATCATCCACTTTGAATTGGTCAAG TCAACAGAAGTCTCAAGCAGCAATGCCATGGAGGTACATGGTCTAAAGAACTGCCTTGCCTACCTTGAAGCACATGACATGGTTGTGGACACCATAGTGACTGACCGCCACACTGCAATAAAGTCTGTGTTAAGGGAATTGTGTCCACACATCAAACACCGTTTTGACGTGTGGCACGTTGCGAAAG GGATCAAGAAAAAGCTTGTGTCTCTCAGCCGCTCCACAAAGCACCACGTTGTGAAGTTCTGGATAGAGAGCCTTATCCGACACATATACTGGTGTCCAAAGTACAGTGGGGAAAGTGGTGACCTTTGTCTGGCGAAGTGGGTATCGGCAGTGAACCACATTGTCGATGTCCATGAGCATGACAACCCACTGTACCCAGTTTGTTATCATGGCCCAGTTTCAGAACCACGAGAATGGCTCAAAGAAG ATAGTGAGACGTACGCAAAGGTCAAGGACATCTTGACAGCACCCGCACTGCTCAGGGATGTCCCTATGCTTTCTACAAAACAACAGACATATGGCCTGGAGTCATACCACAGTGTCCTGAACCACTTCGTTCCGAAATCCTATTCGTTTTCTGACGAGGGGATGGTGGCCAG GACACAGTTGGCAATACTCCATTACAACGAGAATGCTGACCGTGTGCAAGTGGAAAGAGAGGGCTCCAAGCAGTTCCGACTGAAGCCATCCAAGCTGAAAAAGACGTGGGTGGCCGTACCCCTCAAAGAAAATGCTACCTATG ATTATGCGGCAACACTGATTGCAGAGGTTCTGACTCGCATTCAAGAACACCAAATGCAGTCAGCAGCTGCAGAAACTCGGCCAGCTCGTTCAGCAACATATGGCGAGAAGCCAACTCTTAGGCAAGCTGTGGAACAACACCAAACACG GTTCCAGAAGGGAAAGTAG